The Lactobacillus sp. CBA3605 genome contains a region encoding:
- a CDS encoding YpmS family protein, with translation MREEQRTQKKTPSPKDPRGPINLWKWIAIILIALILGLGLYAGTQVLRSPSETATVNTKTSTSAASVPIKMNRQQLNALAAYYLADVQKGQDLKYKFVVRADAAYLLGTTQVLGQNISFVITMQPSVIDNGNISLKATRLSVGTMSIPISFVINYINNNYKIPSWVQLSAKHKTINLYLNKLVGKNDVRYSVDKLDLKANTFNFKMHIPQSND, from the coding sequence ATGCGTGAAGAACAACGAACACAAAAAAAGACTCCGAGTCCCAAGGATCCTCGGGGTCCCATTAATCTTTGGAAATGGATTGCCATTATCTTGATTGCTTTGATTCTAGGATTAGGGCTGTATGCGGGGACGCAAGTATTACGGTCACCCAGTGAAACGGCGACGGTCAATACTAAGACGAGTACGAGTGCGGCTAGTGTCCCAATCAAGATGAATCGGCAACAATTGAATGCATTGGCAGCTTATTATTTGGCAGATGTGCAAAAAGGCCAGGATTTGAAATATAAGTTTGTGGTCCGCGCGGATGCAGCCTATTTATTAGGGACAACGCAGGTCCTCGGACAAAATATTTCATTTGTAATTACCATGCAACCGAGTGTCATTGATAATGGTAATATCTCGCTAAAGGCGACGCGATTATCGGTCGGTACAATGTCAATTCCAATTAGCTTTGTGATTAATTACATTAATAATAATTATAAAATTCCAAGTTGGGTTCAATTAAGTGCCAAGCATAAGACGATTAACTTGTATTTGAATAAGCTAGTCGGCAAAAATGATGTGCGGTATAGCGTTGATAAGTTAGATTTAAAGGCCAATACCTTTAATTTCAAGATGCATATTCCACAAAGTAATGATTAG
- a CDS encoding SGNH/GDSL hydrolase family protein, which translates to MRKIWEVVKVALVVVILAGGVFWGLNRGLHRTTTTTTSKTATTASSVKKKVAHKTKIKLVAVGDSLTEGVGDEAEGGYVGQIKKTLTKRQNLTVTTTNAGKSGDRSDQILARINKSKSLQQKIAAADVITVTVGGNDLLQTLEGSITSNNTAKNNTTVATAQTTYANKLTKLFNKLQGLNQQASIFVFSIYNPIYVNFPNVTAITQYVSQWNDQTQTTISHYQKTYFMDINTTMSHGQYTTAAQISRLKKASTNTDLTKITNSTALGTALNAKSKANRLISKSDNFHPNQRGYQVFTNKLYQTMVAHPAWLIKK; encoded by the coding sequence ATGCGGAAAATATGGGAAGTTGTTAAAGTGGCGTTGGTTGTTGTCATTTTAGCCGGAGGCGTTTTTTGGGGTTTAAACCGAGGCCTTCATCGCACGACGACCACTACAACGTCCAAAACTGCTACGACGGCGTCATCAGTTAAGAAAAAAGTGGCGCATAAAACTAAAATTAAGTTAGTCGCAGTGGGTGATTCATTAACTGAAGGTGTGGGTGACGAAGCCGAGGGCGGTTACGTTGGCCAAATAAAAAAGACGTTGACGAAACGGCAAAATTTGACCGTAACGACGACCAATGCAGGTAAGTCGGGTGATCGTAGTGATCAAATTTTAGCACGAATCAATAAATCTAAGTCGTTGCAGCAAAAAATTGCGGCTGCCGATGTGATTACTGTCACAGTTGGGGGCAATGATTTGTTACAAACTTTGGAAGGTTCGATTACATCCAATAATACGGCAAAAAATAATACCACGGTGGCGACGGCCCAAACGACTTATGCCAACAAACTAACAAAACTATTCAATAAGTTGCAAGGGTTGAATCAACAGGCCTCAATTTTTGTCTTTAGTATTTACAATCCAATTTACGTGAACTTTCCGAATGTCACGGCGATTACGCAATATGTCAGCCAGTGGAATGATCAGACCCAAACGACGATCAGTCACTATCAAAAGACTTATTTCATGGATATTAATACTACCATGTCGCACGGTCAGTACACTACTGCTGCCCAAATTAGTCGGCTGAAGAAGGCTTCCACAAATACGGATTTAACTAAAATTACGAATTCAACGGCGCTGGGAACGGCTTTAAATGCCAAGTCTAAAGCCAATCGTTTGATTTCTAAAAGTGATAATTTCCACCCTAATCAGCGGGGGTATCAAGTGTTTACCAATAAGTTATATCAAACCATGGTTGCTCATCCAGCCTGGTTAATTAAAAAGTAA
- a CDS encoding DegV family protein — translation MTKIKIVTDSSANLTDAEIQKYDITVIPLSVMIDGTIYVEDETITRDEFIQKMASAKSLPKTSQPALGTFIETFDRLGADGASVVCINMLEAISGTVHTAEQAASITKTDVTVIDARTTDRAMAFQVLNAAKLAQTGADKAAVVAQVHATQAHTKLFMGVMTLNNLVAGGRISRLTGAISTLLNVKIALEVDDGSLDVKMKGRGVKAINKFFDKVIEDIIQTPNVVEVAISHVGATERVETYRERLQAAIPSLKVSVQPTVPIIATHGGPGAFAVEYHTQTLV, via the coding sequence ATGACGAAAATCAAGATTGTGACCGATTCTTCGGCAAATTTAACAGATGCCGAGATTCAAAAATACGATATTACCGTGATTCCGTTGTCCGTCATGATCGATGGCACAATTTATGTTGAAGATGAAACTATTACGCGTGACGAGTTCATTCAAAAAATGGCGAGCGCTAAATCACTGCCTAAAACGAGTCAACCAGCTTTAGGAACGTTCATCGAAACTTTTGATCGTCTCGGTGCAGATGGTGCTAGTGTGGTTTGTATCAACATGTTGGAAGCTATTTCGGGGACCGTGCACACGGCGGAACAGGCGGCTTCAATTACCAAAACCGATGTGACCGTGATTGATGCACGTACCACTGATCGGGCAATGGCATTTCAAGTTTTAAATGCGGCTAAGTTAGCGCAGACTGGCGCGGATAAGGCTGCTGTGGTTGCTCAAGTTCATGCCACTCAAGCACACACTAAATTATTCATGGGCGTGATGACGCTCAATAATTTAGTTGCTGGCGGGCGTATTAGTCGTTTGACAGGCGCTATCAGTACATTACTGAATGTCAAAATTGCGTTAGAAGTTGATGATGGTTCGTTAGACGTTAAGATGAAAGGTCGCGGCGTTAAAGCGATTAATAAATTTTTTGATAAGGTTATCGAAGATATTATTCAGACCCCGAATGTTGTCGAAGTCGCCATTTCACATGTTGGCGCCACAGAACGGGTGGAGACTTATCGGGAACGCCTGCAAGCGGCTATTCCAAGCTTGAAGGTTAGTGTGCAACCAACCGTACCGATTATTGCGACCCATGGTGGTCCAGGTGCGTTTGCAGTGGAATACCACACGCAGACCTTAGTTTAA
- a CDS encoding dihydrofolate reductase, with protein MLALIWAQAANGVIGKDGQLPWHLPADLKRFKALTLNHPIVMGRKTFAGFKRPLPRRQNIVLSHQPLTLPAGVQQFKQLDDLWALNAQHPDELVFVIGGSTVFEAVLPRADRLYRTMINQDFTGDTWMPAIDYTQWQLTAQTPGVATAETPYTFSFDEFNRRRFDK; from the coding sequence ATGCTAGCTTTAATTTGGGCCCAAGCGGCCAATGGCGTAATTGGCAAGGATGGGCAATTACCCTGGCATTTGCCAGCTGATCTCAAACGCTTTAAGGCGTTGACTTTGAATCATCCGATTGTCATGGGACGTAAAACTTTTGCGGGTTTTAAACGACCGCTACCACGTCGGCAAAATATTGTGTTATCGCATCAACCGCTCACCTTACCAGCGGGCGTTCAGCAATTCAAACAGCTTGATGACTTATGGGCGTTGAATGCGCAACATCCGGATGAATTAGTGTTCGTGATTGGTGGTAGCACCGTTTTTGAAGCGGTTTTACCACGAGCTGATCGTTTGTACCGAACGATGATCAACCAGGATTTTACTGGTGATACATGGATGCCGGCAATCGATTATACGCAGTGGCAGTTAACCGCGCAAACCCCGGGGGTTGCAACTGCTGAGACACCTTACACCTTTAGTTTTGATGAGTTTAACCGGCGGAGATTCGATAAGTAA
- a CDS encoding thymidylate synthase, with protein MLEDSYLNLARDILAHGTYKDDRTGTGTYSLFGYQMRFDLAAGFPLLTTKKVPFGLIKSELLWFLHGDTNIQYLLQHHNHIWDEWAFKNWVTSPAYTGPDMTNFEHRRLTDPDFKSIYQAQMHAFDQQILADNQFAAQYGNLGDVYGAQWRHWQTRTGSTIDQIANVIEMIKTHPDSRRLIVSAWNPEDVPSMALPPCHTLFQFYVADGKLSCQLYQRSGDVFLGVPFNIASYALLTHLVAQATGLQVGEFVHTLGDAHLYTNHLDQIKLQLTRTPKPAPQLQLSGHPESIFDYQMQDIQLVGYDPAPAIKAPVAI; from the coding sequence ATGTTAGAGGATAGTTATTTAAACTTAGCACGCGATATTTTAGCACATGGGACTTATAAAGATGATCGGACTGGGACTGGAACCTATAGTCTGTTTGGTTATCAAATGCGCTTTGATTTAGCCGCAGGATTTCCGTTATTAACGACCAAAAAAGTTCCCTTTGGCTTGATTAAAAGTGAACTCTTGTGGTTTTTACACGGTGATACGAATATTCAATATTTGCTGCAACATCATAACCACATTTGGGACGAATGGGCGTTTAAAAATTGGGTGACGAGTCCAGCCTACACGGGTCCGGATATGACTAATTTTGAACATCGGCGATTAACAGATCCAGATTTCAAGTCAATTTATCAAGCACAAATGCACGCTTTTGACCAGCAAATTTTAGCGGATAATCAGTTTGCAGCGCAGTATGGGAATTTAGGCGACGTCTATGGTGCTCAGTGGCGTCATTGGCAGACCCGGACGGGCTCGACAATTGATCAGATTGCCAATGTTATTGAGATGATTAAAACCCATCCGGACTCACGGCGGCTCATTGTATCGGCTTGGAATCCAGAAGATGTGCCTAGCATGGCCTTACCACCGTGTCACACGTTATTTCAATTTTACGTGGCGGATGGCAAGTTAAGTTGTCAACTTTATCAGCGTTCCGGCGATGTCTTTTTAGGGGTTCCCTTTAACATTGCAAGTTATGCGTTACTAACGCACTTGGTCGCCCAGGCGACTGGTTTACAGGTCGGCGAATTCGTGCATACATTGGGGGATGCGCATCTGTATACTAATCATTTAGATCAAATCAAGCTACAGTTAACCCGAACGCCAAAACCAGCGCCACAGTTACAATTGAGTGGTCATCCTGAAAGTATTTTTGATTATCAAATGCAAGATATTCAGTTAGTTGGTTATGACCCCGCACCGGCGATTAAAGCGCCAGTTGCAATTTAG